In a single window of the Euleptes europaea isolate rEulEur1 chromosome 4, rEulEur1.hap1, whole genome shotgun sequence genome:
- the HABP4 gene encoding intracellular hyaluronan-binding protein 4 encodes MMKGAPASPVAGATLQESFGCAVANRFHQLLDDESDPFDILREAEKRKQQGKKREEASPLSASRKPGPGGAAAAAASSVAARRESQKERKGSPFVPLESPPALGQKRAPKRGEQQGWNDNRGTEIKQDKAEWRPSFREYRPHEMERQAEFTLDRPLERLDRERPMRGRGGGRGGMRGRGRGGGMNRTFNGFDQRGKREFERQSGSDKTGIRAEDKKGGSGARNWGAVKDDLSEMDQTAPMEETAEQEEHPGAPEDESPTKVAEGEPVEEVVQEMTLDEWKNLQEQNRPKPEFNIRKPETVVPSKAVVIHKSKYRDDDVLKEDFEDDTHFFRKAANDITSQLDINFGNLPRPGRGARGARGGRGRVRRVEDLGPRPEVTMHITAPNPDDPDDFPALA; translated from the exons ATGATGAAGGGCGCGCCGGCCAGCCCCGTGGCCGGCGCCACTCTGCAGGAGAGTTTTGGCTGCGCCGTCGCCAACCGCTTCCACCAGCTGCTAGACGACGAGTCCGACCCTTTCGACATCCTCCGCGAGGCCGAGAAGCGCAAACAGCAAGGCAAGAAGCGCGAGGAAGCCTCCCCCCTCTCAGCCAGTAGGAAGCCCGGCCCGggcggagccgccgccgccgccgcctcctccgtgGCTGCCAGAAGAGAGTCGCAGAAGGAGCGCAAGGGCTCTCCGTTCGTGCCGCTGGAGAGTCCTCCGGCACTCG GCCAAAAACGAGCTCCAAAAAGAGGAGAACAGCAGGGATGGAATGACAATAGAGGTACCGAGATAAAGCAAGATAAAGCTGAATGGAGACCTTCTTTCAGGGAATACCGTCCTCATGAAATGGAAAGGCAAGCAGAATTTACACTAGACAG ACCATTAGAACGGCTTGATCGGGAAAGGCCAATGAGAGGccgagggggaggaagaggtggaATGCGAGGCAGAGGAAGAGGTGGTGGAATGAACAGGACTTTCAATGGCTTTGACCAGAGAGGGAAACGGGAATTTGAACGGCAGAGCGGGAGTGATAAAAC AGGAATCCGAGCAGAAGACAAAAAGGGTGGAAGTGGTGCTCGCAACTGGGGAGCAGTGAAAGATGATCTGAG TGAGATGGATCAGACTGCTCCTATGGAAGAGACTGCAGAACAAGAAGAGCATCCAGGAGCACCAGAGGACGAATCTCCAACCAA AGTTGCTGAAGGGGAGCCTGTGGAAGAAGTAGTTCAAGAGATGACATTGGATGAATggaaaaatctccaggaacaaaACCGACCCAAGCCTGAATTCAACATCCGGAAGCCTGAAACCGTTGTTCCTTCCAAAGCAGTGGTAATTCACAAATCAAAATACAGAGATGATGAT GTGCTGAAGGAGGATTTTGAGGATGACACCCACTTTTTCCGCAAAGCagccaatgacatcacttctcagCTGGACATTAATTTTGGAAACCTGCCCCGACCTGGGCGTGGAGCCAGAGGAGCTCGAGGAGGCCGAGGGCGTGTCCGGAGAGTAGAGGACTTGGGGCCCAGGCCAGAAGTGACG ATGCACATCACCGCTCCAAATCCTGACGACCCTGACGATTTCCCTGCTTTAGCTTGA